TAAATGAAAATATTAAAAAATCTTATGATTTTGAATTAACTGAATTAGATATCCAAAATGCGACTAAAAAAGAATTTGGAGATTATCAGACAAATTTTGCAATGCAGAAAGCTAAAATGTTAGGTAAAAATCCAAGGGAACTAGCAAATGATGTAGTGGAAAATTTTGATGGAAAAGGTGTAATCTCAAAAGTAGAAGTAGCTGGACCTGGATTTATTAATTTCTTCATTAATACTGATCTGTTAAATCAAGAAACAGAAAAAATAGGTAAAGAAAATTATGAATATGGAATTTCAAATGAAAAAATAGTTGCCATAGATTATTCATCACCAAATATTGCAAAAAGAATGCATGCTGGACATCTTAGAAGTACAATAATAGGAGATGCGTTAAAGAGAATATATAGAGAATTAGGATTTACTGTATATGGGGATAACCATATAGGAGATTGGGGTACTCAATTTGGTAAATTAATAGTTGCATATAATAATTGGTTAGATAAGGATGCTTATGAGGCTAATGCTATTGAAGAATTAGAAAGAATATATGTACTATTTTCTCAAAAAGCTAAAGAAGATCCAACTCTTGAGGAAAAAGCAAGAGAAGAATTAAGAAAAGTTCAAGCGGGAGATCCAGTAAATTATGCATTATGGAAAGAATTTATTACTTCATCATTAAGAGAATATGATAAAGTATATAAAAGACTTGATATTGAATTTGAATTATTTAATGGTGAATCTTTCTATAATGAAATGATGCCAAAAGTTTTAGAAAAACTTAAAGAAAAAGAAATAGCTAAACAAGATCAAGGTGCATTAGTAGTATTTTTCCCTAATGATGAATTACCTCCTTGTATAGTTCAAAAGAAAGATAATTCATTCCTTTACTCAACATCAGATCTAGCAACTATAGTTTATAGAAAAGATGAATTAAATGTTGATATAGCTATATATGTAGTTGATGAAAGACAATCTGATCACTTTAAACAAGTATTTAAAATAGCAGAAATGTTAGGTTCACCATATAATTATGATAAATATCATACTAAATTTGGTATTATGAGATTTGGAGATGGGACAATATTCTCAACTCGTGGTGGAGATGTAATTAGACTTGAAGATATTTTAAATAAAGCTAAAGAAAGAGTTCAAGAAATAGTTGATGAAAAAAATCCAGAACTATCTCAAGAAGAAAGAGAATATATTGCTGAAACAGTAGGAGTAGGTGCTATAAAATACTTTGATTTAAGTCAAAATAGAACATCAGGAATTACATTTACTTGGGATAAGGTATTAAGCTTTGAAGGAAATACTGGACCTTATTTACAATATTCATATGTAAGAATTATGTCTATGTTAAGAAAAGCTAAAGATTTAGGTATAGAATTTGAAAATAGTAAATTCTTAGTAGATGGAAGTGATATTTCAGATAGAAACTTAGTAGTTTCATTACATAAACTTCCTACAGCAGTAATTAAATCATATGAATCAAATAGACCAAATTTAATTGCTGAATATATTTATTCATTAACTAAAGAATTTAACTCATTCTATAATGCACATCAAGTTATAGATAAAGATAATTTAGAGCTAACTAAAGCAAGACTTGCATTATGTGAAAAGACAGCATTAGTTATTAAGAAAGCATTAAGTTTATTAGGAATTAGAACAGTAGATAAAATGTAGTGATATTGGCACCACCTCGGTGCCTTTTTTATTTACTTTTACAATATGTTGGAGTATAATGTAAACAGGAGATGATTAAATGCTTTGGAAATTTGATAAAAGTTTTAAAAGAAGGATTATAGGAGTTGATGAGGCAGGGCGTGGACCACTTGCAGGGCCTGTAGTTGCAGCTTGTGTATGTATTAATAAATATAGTAAAAAACTAGAAGAATTAAATGATTCTAAAAAATTAACAGATAAAAAAAGAAGAGAATTATTTAATTATTTAACTACAAATGATGATATAAAAATAGGTGTAGGTATAGTAGATGAAAAAGTTATAGATGAAATTAATATATTAAATGCAACTTTTTTAGCTATGAATAATGCATTAGATAATATGGAAAAAGATGAAAAAGATTTAGTGTTAGTTGATGGAAATAAGGAAATAAAAGGATATTTAGGTAAACAGGAGGCTATAGTAAAAGGTGATGGTAAATCTCTTTCTATAGCAGCAGCCTCTATTATAGCTAAAGTAACAAGAGATAATATTATGGAAGAATATGACTTGATATATCCAGGTTATGAGTTTGCAAAACATAAAGGTTATGGTACTAAAATGCATTATGAATGTATAAAGGAAAAGGGAAGGTGTTATATACACAGACTTAGTTTTTTGAAAAATTTATATAAAAAATAGGAGAAAATCATGCAAAAGAATTGTATAATTTGTGGGAGTGAAGAATTTTGTATAAAAAATGTTTATTTACCTGTAAAAGATATGAAGAATAATGATGATTTAACACAAAGAATTTTTGATTTAATTTCAAAAAACGAACTTTTTTATTTAAGAATATGTAGATGTTGTGGGAAAACTGAACTATATAATGCAGCTATAGTTGAAGAAAAATTTGCGAAAAATAACTGTAAATGCCCTAAATAGATAATATTTTTTGAAATTCATAAAAAAAATATTGAAAAAAACATTCACTTATGATATACTTATTCAGTATAAACGGTTTTTATTTGATGAGGAATTGAATTACTCATCAAGTTTTATTGTTTAATTTTTAGAAAGATTCGAGGTGAAAATATGGCAAAACAAGATGTTCTTGAACTAGAAGGAGAAATATTAGAAGCATTACCAAATGCAATGTTTCAAGTTCGTTTAGAAAATGGACATGTTTTACTGGGTCATATCTCTGGAAAAATGAGAATGAACTATATTAAAATTTTACCAGGAGATAAGGTTACAGTTGAAGTATCACCATATGACCTTTCTAGGGGTAGAATCGTTTATAGAAAAAAATAATATAGGAGGGTTTTTATAATGAAAGTAAAAGCATCTGTTAAACGTATCTGTGATAAATGTAAAATTATCAAAAGACACGGTAAAGTAAGAGTAATATGCGAAAACCCTAAACACAAACAAGTACAAGGATAAACATCTAAAATTTTTATATATATTTACTTAAATTATGTAAAAATTGTAAAAATATGTTTAGCTGTAGAGCTTGTACTTTATGTTTGGGTAAAGGCATATTGATGAAGGTAAAAAAATTATTTAAGGAGGAAAGGAATTGGCTAGAATAGCAGGAGTTGACATACCAAGAAACAAAAGAGTTGAAGTTTCACTAACTTATATCTACGGGATAGGAAGAAGTATTTCAAATGAAATTTTAGTAAAAGCTGGTATTAACAGAGATACTAAGGTTAAAGATTTAACTGAAGAAGAAGTAGGAAAAATCAGAACTATCGTTGAAGAATATAAGATAGAAGGGGAATTAAGAAAAGAAATCAGACTTAATATTAAGAGATTAACTGATATCAAATGTTACAGAGGTTTAAGACACAGAATGGGATTACCAGTAAGAGGTCAAAAAACTAAGACAAATGCAAGAACTAGAAAAGGTCCAGCAAAAATGGCTGTGGCTAAGAAGAAGTAAAAATTTTAGATAGGAGGACCATATAAGTGGCTAAAAAACAAGTAGTTAAAAAGAAAAAATTAAAAAATATACCAAGTGGTATAGCTTACATACATTCTACTTTTAACAACACAGTTGTTACTATCACTGATAGTGAAGGTAAAGTAGTTATATGGAAATCAGGTGGAACATCTGGTTTCAAAGGTACTAAAAAAGGAACTCCATTTGCTGCACAAATTGCTGCTGAACAAGCTGCTCAAGTAGCTATTGAAAATGGAATGAAAAAAATAGAAATCAAAATTAAAGGGCCTGGATCAGGAAGAGAAGCTTCAATAAGATCAATCCAAGCAACAGAGTTAGAGGTAACTAGAATAGTGGATATAACTCCAGTACCTCATAACGGGGCTAGACCGCCTAAGAAAAAATTATAATTAACAAGGCAAAGGAGGAAATTGAAAGATGGCAAGAGATAGACAGCCTATTTTAAAGAAATGTAGAACTCTTGGATTAGATCCAAGCATTTTAGGTGTAAATAAAAAATCAAAAAGAAATATAAGACCAAATGCAAATAAAAAATTAACTGAGTATGGAACTCAATTAAGAGAAAAACAAAAAGCAAGATTTGTATATGGTGTAATGGAAAAACAATTCTATAAATTATACGAAGAAGCAACAAGAAAAGAAGGAGTAACAGGTGAACTTTTACTTCAATATTTAGAAAGAAGATTAGATAACGTAATATATAGATTAGGATTTGGATCAACTAGAAGACAAGCTAGACAAATAGTAAGTCATGGACATATCTTAATCAATGGTAAAAGAGTAGATATAGCTTCTTACAGAGTAAAACAAGGAGATGTTATTACTCTTAAAGAAGGATCAACAGAACTTTCAATAATTAAAGAATCAGTAGGACAAAAATCAGTTCCAGGTTGGTTATCATTAGAAGAAGGAACTTTAACAGCAAAAGTTTTAGAAAATCCTACAAGAGATGCAGTTGACTTTGAAATCAACGAAGCAATGATAATCGAGTTCTATTCAAGATAATAATTGAGATTATTAGATTATTGATAAAATTCTATATAAGGGAGTTGGTTTATCTTGTTAAATATTGAGAAGATAGCAAAAAACATTAAGCTTACAGAAGAGAAAATTGACCAATACAGTGCTAAATACACATTAGAGCCACTATATAGAGGTTATGGAAATACTATAGGTAATGCTTTAAGAAGAGTACTTTTATCATCAATACCAGGTTCTGCGATTAAAGGTGTTAGAATAGATGGTGTTTTAAATGAATTTTCTATGATAGAAGGAGTTAAAGAAGCTGTAACTGATATAGTATTAAATATAAAAGAAATAGTAGTAGAACTAGATGAACCTGTTGAAAAAAGAATGAAATTATCAGTTGTTGGACCAAAGGTTATAACAGCAGCTGATATAGTTCCAGAAGCAGGAATAACTATAGTAAATCCTGAACAAGTAATTGCAACAATTACAACAAAAAAAGCTATAGATATGGAATTTATAGTAGATTCTGGTGAAGGATTTGTAGTATCTGATGAAATTAACACTTCAGGTTGGGAAGCAGATTTCCTTGCTGTTGATGCGATATATACACCTATTAGAAAGGTAAGTTATCAAGTAGAAGATACTATGGTAGGACGTGTTACAAACTATGATAAATTAACTTTAACTGTTACTACAGATGGAAGTATAGACATTCATGATGCTCTGTCTTATGCAGTAGAGTTAATAAATATTCATACTAAACCATTTGCTAATATAGGAACAGCAATGGCTAAGTTTAGATCAGAAGAAGAGTTGGAACTTGAAGTTTCAAATGATAGTTACCCATCTCTTGTTGAAGATACTAGAATAGAAGAATTAGGATTAACAATACGTTCATATAATTGTCTTAAAAAAGTAGACATTAATACTGTAGGAGAATTAATAAGACTTACTAAAGAAGATCTTAAAAAGATTAAAAATTTAGGTAATAAATCTGCAAAAGAAATAATTGAAAAAATGAAAGAATATGGTTATGAAATGTCTTCATCAGAAGAATAGAATACCGAATTTTTAAGATAGGAGGACAAATTTTTTATGAATCACAGAAAATCATATAGAAAATTGGGAAGAAGAAGTGATCATAGATTAGCAATGATGAAGAATATGACAATATCTTTAATTAACGCTGAACAAATAGAAACAACTGTAACTCGTGCTAAAGAGTTAAGAAAGTTTGTTGAAAGAATGATTACTTTAGGTAAAAAATATAACTTAGCTAATGACGACAAGGCAAAGGCAGTACATATATATAGACAAGTGTTTGCTTTCTTAAGAAATGAAGAAGCAACAGCTAAAGTTTGTAAGGAGATCGCTCCAAGATATACAGAAAGAAATGGTGGGTACACAAGAATCATCAAAACTGATGTAAGAAGAGGAGATTCGGCTGAACTTGCGATTATAGAATTAGTTTAATAAATTTAAAAAATCGCTTTTGCGATTTTTTTAAATTTATAATAAAATATTATGGGAGTTGTGAAATTAAAAAGTTTTTTCTTTATTTTAATTGGTATTATTATAAATAAAGGAGGTTTATACTTTTTAATTAAAGTAAATAACATTATGAAAAAATTATTATCATCAATGATATTAATATGGGGGGGATTAATTTCCTTTTCAAATAATATTACTGGACCAAGACACAGAATTGAGATTTCTGCTGGATTCATTAATGATAGACAAAATGCTACAATGGGAAATAATATATTTATTTCTAATTCCATTTCATATATACCTGAATGGAAAATTCAAGTAAATAAAAAATTTGATGTCACATTTGGACCTAAAGTAGTTCTGAATTTTTCAAATTTTATAACAGTTTCTAATGGTACTGCTAAAGCGGCAAGTAGCTCTAACAATGCTAATCCAGTAACAATTACTCCTAGTTTAATTTTAGGAGGAGAATTAGATTTTAATTATAGTGTAAAAGAAAATCTTAAAATATATACAGGTTTGGAAGTTGGAACTGGAATAGGATTTCAAATATCGACTGTTGGTTCTAATGTTCAAAATCCTGAATTTAGAACTTCAAGTAAAATTGCGTTAGGTGTTAAAATAAATGAAAAATATAATATAGCGATATATACAGCAGATATTAAAGGATTATTAGGTTTAGAAGCTGGGTATACTTTTTAATGGGAGGAAATGATATATGAAAAAATTACTATTGTCAATAATATTATTGGCTGGATTAATTTCATTTCCAGCTAAATTAAACAGTTCTAAATATGGAACTAGAAAATATACAACTACAAGTACTAATACAAAAAATGTTAAAAATAAATCTAATAATATTTTTTCTGGAGAAAATAATAATGAAGATAATACAAATAAGGTAGACATAGAAAAAATTGAAATTAAAGAACAAGATACAAATTCTGTATTAAGTAATAATGAAAAAATAGAAAAAATTACAGTTAGTGAAGATATAGAAAAAATAGAAATTAAAGAACAAGATACAATATATGTATCAACTAATAATGAAAAAGTAAAAGAAGATATAAATATAGAACAAACTAAAGAAGATATTAATATTGAAAAAACAGATAAAATTTTAAATAAAGTTAAATTAACAGGACCTAGATATAGATTAGAATTAGCCTTAGGTGCTGTTGGTATTGATGAAAATGTAAAAAAAGATGAATATTTTTCTACATCAGTTGCTTTTTTAACTGAATGGAAAGCTAAGGTTAATGACAAAATTGATGTTAGTTTTGGTCCAAAGCTTACATTGAATGTTGCAACTAAAATATTAAAAACTAATAACAATTCTAGTCAAATGAGCTCTTCTAGTAGTTCAGGTAAAAGCAATAAGGATTATACAATAATACCTAATTTAATTTTAGGTGGTGAGGGTAATTTTAATTATAGAATAGAAGAAGATATAAAAGTTTATACTGGATTAGAAGTTGGATTAGGTATAGGTCCTGAAATAAAACCAAGTAATGGTTCAACTGAAGTAGGATATTCATTTGTATTTATAGGTAAGATGTCAGTGGGGATTAAAATAAAAGATAAATACAATATAGGAATATATACAGGAAATGTTAAAGGAATACTTGGAATAGAAGCAGGTTATACTTTTTAGGAGAAAGGAAATTATAAATGAAAAAGATATTATTATCAATGTTATTGTTAATCTGGGGGGGGTGGAAAATTCTTTTTCATCTAATAAGAAATATCATAAAAATAAAATGACTATTTCACGTTCTGATTCTAAAAATAAGAAAGAAGAAACGGGTACTTTAAATTCATCTAAAATAACAGGACCAAGATATAGATTAGAGGGTGCTTTAGGTATAAATACTATTAAGAGTCCAGATTTTTTTCAGGCTATAGCAATCTTGCCTGAATGGAAATCACAAATTTCTCAAAAATTTGATATTACATTTGGACCTAAATTAACATTATTTTTATCAGAAACTAAATCATCAGAAAAATTAATTGTAAGAGGTAATGCAGTTTTGGGAATAGAATCTAATTTTAACTTTAGAGTAAAAGAGAATATTAAAGTATATATAGGATTAGAAGCGGGTGTAGGTGGTGGAATTAAGAAAAATGTTAATGATGCTGTAGAAAAAGATGTTAGTTTAATTATCAAAGCAGCCTTAGGTAGTAAGATAAATGATAAATATAATATTGCTATTTATTCTGCTATTCCTGATAAAGGACTTGTGGGAATAGAATTTGGATATACATTTAAATAATTGATTTTTAAAGAAAGGAAGTAATGAATAAAGAAAATATTATTATCAATGATTTTATTATTAACTGTTGGTGAAATTTCTTTTTCAGCTCCAGAAAGTACTCAAAGAACTAGAAGAAGAAATACTAATACTTTAAGAAATAGAAATCAAAATAGAAGAATGGTAGATGCTAATAATTCTACTAATAAAAATAGTTCGAATAATGTACAACAAAGAACAACTAAATCTAATGTTGTTGTTGAAAGAGAAAAGAATAATAATGTAAAACAAGTAATGCTTCCTAGTAAAAGTAATTTAACGGGACCAAGATATAGATTAGAGGGGGCTATTAGTGCAGTTCCTACAAATAAGTGGGCTACATTTTATCAAGTTATTTCATTTTTACCTGAATGGAAATATCAGATTAATAGAAGAGTTGATATTACATTTGGACCTAAAGTTTCATTTGTGTTAACTGAAATTAAAGAATATCAGTTTATAGCTGGATTTGTAGGTGCTGAAGCAGATATTAATTTTAAAGTAAATGATGCTCTTAAAGCTTATGTAGCTTTAGAATATGGGGTAGGGTTAGAATGGTGGATAAAATATCATGATAGAAGTAATAAATTTTCTGAAAAACTTAGATTAATTAAAGGAACCTTTGGTTTCAAAATTAATGATAAGTATAATGTTGGAATTTATAGTAGTTTAGAAGGAAAAGGTCGTCTTGGGGTAGAGTTTGGGTATACTTTTAAATAAGTTTAATATTAATAGTATAAAAGGTAGTTAGCAACTACCTTTTTTAAATTTATGATTGAAAATGTAAAAAAGTAAAGGTATAATATAGAAAAATGTTTAGTTAAAATGGAAAGTTGTAGGTATAAAATGAAATATTTTAATGATAATACATTCATTCAATCAAATAGACATGTTAGTATAGTTACTAAACTAGTAGATGAAATAGGTGAAAAATCTATACATACAACTCATAAGTTTGCTTTTATAGTTTCTGGCTTAGGAAAAATTAAACTAAATGAAATTGAGTATAAAGTAAAGGAAAATAGTTTAATTTGCATTAATCCATGGAGTACTACAGAAATAACAGAAGTAAATGTATCTATGAATATATTGATTTTTTCGTATAATAATTCATACATAACTAGGATAGTAAATCAAATTAGACCTGAATATATTGATATATTTAATAGTATTGAAAAATTAAGTAAAATAGATTTAAATGGTAGAGCTGGAACTAAAATTAAAAAGATATTACTTGAGATAAGAAATGAAATAGGTGATGATAATATTTTAGAATCCATAGATAAATTTATTGCAGGAGCTTATTCTGAAATATTTATTATTTCTAAATTTTTAGAACTATTTGTAGTATTATCCCGTAATAGTAAAAAACTTAAAAATGAGGAAAATAATTATTCTGAGGCACAGATGTTAATTAAATATATACATGCACATTCTAATGAAAAGCTTACTATTAATAAGCTTGCTGTAATCTTTTTTATAAGCGAATCAACTGTTAGAAGACATATAGAAGAACATACTGGTTTAACTTTTAATGAACTATTATACAAGATAAGACTAGCTAAAACAGAAGAATTATTACTTTATACAAATATGAGTTTAGATGAAATAGCCAATGTATCAGGATTTGTAGATGGTTCACATATTACAAAAATTTGGAATATGAAAAAGAATATGACTCCTACATCATATAGGAATATGTATAGAGATTCATTTACTGGATTTAATGAAAATGATAAGAGAATAGTTTTTGAAATAATTAACTATATCAATAATGAATATATGCAAGATATTAAAATAGAACAATTATCTAAGAAATATGATATATCAGAAATAAAGATAAATAAGTTATTACTATCATATGTCGATAGAAACTTTAGTACATATTTAAATCATATTAGGATAAATAAGGCATGTGAATTATTAATTAATACAGATACTCCAATAATAGATATATGCTTTGAAGTAGGTTACAATAATATTAAGTCGTTTAATAATAATTTTAAGAAAAATAAGAATATGACTCCTACATGTTTTAGAGAATACAAAAAAAGTGATATCTAATAATTGACATTGATATGTAACTAAAGTATAATAAAAAAGAGTTTTTATTTAGGAGAAAAATAATGGAAAAGATTAAAGGGATTAACCCAGTAATAGAAATTTTAAAAAGTCAAACAACTATTGAAAAATTAGAGATATATAAAGGAATAAATAAGGGGCATATTAAGCAGTTATTAGAACTTGCAAGTAAAAGAAATTTAAAAATATTTTACACAGATAAAAGAGATGATAATTCTCAAGGTGTTGTAGCATATATATCAGAATATGATTACTATATTGATTTTTCAGCTTTTTTAGAAAAAGAGTTAATGAAAGATGAATCAACTATAGTAATACTTGATCAAATACAAGATCCAAGAAATTTCGGGGCTATAATTAGATCATGTGAATGCTTTGGAGTAAGTGGGATAATAATGCAGGATAGAAATAATGTGAAAGTTACAGAAACTGTTGTTAAATCATCAACAGGAGCTATAGAACATGTAGATATAGTTCAGGTAACTAATATAGCTGATAGTATAGAAAAATTACAAAAATATGGATATTTTGTCTATGGTGCTGAAGCTAATGGAGAAAAATTCTATTATGAAGAAAAGTACCCTAAGAAAAAAGCCTTAGTTTTAGGAAGTGAAGGTAAGGGTATGAGAAAGAGAGTTAGAGAAAGTTGTGATAGTATATTAAAAATACATTTAAAGGGAGAAATAAATTCATTAAATGTTTCTGTTGCAGCAGGTATACTGTTATCTGAGATGAGTAAATAGGAGGAAATATGGCTAAAGAATATATTGCTAAGGAAGTAGAACAAAAATGGCAAGAAATATGGGAGAAAAATAAAGTATTTAAAACTGAAAATAAGGTTAAAGGAAAAGAAAATTACTATACTTTAGAAATGTTTGCTTATCCTTCTGGTAAATTACATGCTGGGCATTTAAGAAACTATACTATAGGAGATGCTATAGCAAGGTATAAGAAGATGAAAGGGTTTAATGTTTTACACACATTTGGTTGGGATTCATTTGGATTACCAGCAGAAAATGCAGCTATAGATAATGGAGCTAGCCCTGCAATATGGACAGCACAGAATATAGGAAATATGAAAAGACAATTAAAATTAATGGGACTTTCATATGATTGGGATAGAGAACTTGCAACATATAAGAAAGAGTACTATAAATTTAATCAAAAGTTTTTTATAGAAATGTATAAAAAAGGATTGGTATATAAGAGAAAATCTTATGTAAACTGGTGTCCTGATTGTAATACTGTACTTGCAAATGAACAAGTTGAGGATGGAAAATGTTGGAGACATGGTAAAACATCAGTAATACAAAAAGAATTATCTCAATGGTATTTTAAAATAACAGATTATGCAGAAGAATTACTTACAGGTCATGAAGAATTAAAAGGTTATTGGCCAGAACAAGTACTTGCAATGCAAAAAAACTGGATAGGTAAATCTAGTGGAACTGAGATAATATTTACTTTAGAATATGATGGGAAGGAAATAGAAATACCAGTATTTACTACTAGAGTAGATACTATTTATGGTGTAACATATATTTCTATAGCACCTGAATTACCATTAGTATCTGAAATAGTATTAAAAGAAAAACCTGAATTAAAATCATTAATTGATGAAATGATTAATGAAGATAAAATTTCAAGAGAAGCTCAAGATAAAGAAAAAAGAGGAGTATTTACAGGGCTATATGTAAAGCATCCATTAACTAATGAAATGATACCTGTGTATATAGCAAATTATGTATTAATGGATTATGGAACAGGAGCTGTTATGGGTGTTCCTGCACATGATGAAAGAGATTTTTCTTTTGCTAAGAAATATGGTTTAAATGCAAAAGCAGTAATTAAGGCTAAAAATCCAGAAGATGATTTTAATGGAAATAAGAC
The genomic region above belongs to Streptobacillus moniliformis DSM 12112 and contains:
- the argS gene encoding arginine--tRNA ligase encodes the protein MKILINQVLDILNENIKKSYDFELTELDIQNATKKEFGDYQTNFAMQKAKMLGKNPRELANDVVENFDGKGVISKVEVAGPGFINFFINTDLLNQETEKIGKENYEYGISNEKIVAIDYSSPNIAKRMHAGHLRSTIIGDALKRIYRELGFTVYGDNHIGDWGTQFGKLIVAYNNWLDKDAYEANAIEELERIYVLFSQKAKEDPTLEEKAREELRKVQAGDPVNYALWKEFITSSLREYDKVYKRLDIEFELFNGESFYNEMMPKVLEKLKEKEIAKQDQGALVVFFPNDELPPCIVQKKDNSFLYSTSDLATIVYRKDELNVDIAIYVVDERQSDHFKQVFKIAEMLGSPYNYDKYHTKFGIMRFGDGTIFSTRGGDVIRLEDILNKAKERVQEIVDEKNPELSQEEREYIAETVGVGAIKYFDLSQNRTSGITFTWDKVLSFEGNTGPYLQYSYVRIMSMLRKAKDLGIEFENSKFLVDGSDISDRNLVVSLHKLPTAVIKSYESNRPNLIAEYIYSLTKEFNSFYNAHQVIDKDNLELTKARLALCEKTALVIKKALSLLGIRTVDKM
- a CDS encoding ribonuclease HII, translating into MLWKFDKSFKRRIIGVDEAGRGPLAGPVVAACVCINKYSKKLEELNDSKKLTDKKRRELFNYLTTNDDIKIGVGIVDEKVIDEINILNATFLAMNNALDNMEKDEKDLVLVDGNKEIKGYLGKQEAIVKGDGKSLSIAAASIIAKVTRDNIMEEYDLIYPGYEFAKHKGYGTKMHYECIKEKGRCYIHRLSFLKNLYKK
- the infA gene encoding translation initiation factor IF-1; translation: MAKQDVLELEGEILEALPNAMFQVRLENGHVLLGHISGKMRMNYIKILPGDKVTVEVSPYDLSRGRIVYRKK
- the rpmJ gene encoding 50S ribosomal protein L36, with product MKVKASVKRICDKCKIIKRHGKVRVICENPKHKQVQG
- the rpsM gene encoding 30S ribosomal protein S13, with protein sequence MARIAGVDIPRNKRVEVSLTYIYGIGRSISNEILVKAGINRDTKVKDLTEEEVGKIRTIVEEYKIEGELRKEIRLNIKRLTDIKCYRGLRHRMGLPVRGQKTKTNARTRKGPAKMAVAKKK
- the rpsK gene encoding 30S ribosomal protein S11, producing MAKKQVVKKKKLKNIPSGIAYIHSTFNNTVVTITDSEGKVVIWKSGGTSGFKGTKKGTPFAAQIAAEQAAQVAIENGMKKIEIKIKGPGSGREASIRSIQATELEVTRIVDITPVPHNGARPPKKKL
- the rpsD gene encoding 30S ribosomal protein S4; the encoded protein is MARDRQPILKKCRTLGLDPSILGVNKKSKRNIRPNANKKLTEYGTQLREKQKARFVYGVMEKQFYKLYEEATRKEGVTGELLLQYLERRLDNVIYRLGFGSTRRQARQIVSHGHILINGKRVDIASYRVKQGDVITLKEGSTELSIIKESVGQKSVPGWLSLEEGTLTAKVLENPTRDAVDFEINEAMIIEFYSR
- a CDS encoding DNA-directed RNA polymerase subunit alpha, with protein sequence MLNIEKIAKNIKLTEEKIDQYSAKYTLEPLYRGYGNTIGNALRRVLLSSIPGSAIKGVRIDGVLNEFSMIEGVKEAVTDIVLNIKEIVVELDEPVEKRMKLSVVGPKVITAADIVPEAGITIVNPEQVIATITTKKAIDMEFIVDSGEGFVVSDEINTSGWEADFLAVDAIYTPIRKVSYQVEDTMVGRVTNYDKLTLTVTTDGSIDIHDALSYAVELINIHTKPFANIGTAMAKFRSEEELELEVSNDSYPSLVEDTRIEELGLTIRSYNCLKKVDINTVGELIRLTKEDLKKIKNLGNKSAKEIIEKMKEYGYEMSSSEE
- the rplQ gene encoding 50S ribosomal protein L17 is translated as MNHRKSYRKLGRRSDHRLAMMKNMTISLINAEQIETTVTRAKELRKFVERMITLGKKYNLANDDKAKAVHIYRQVFAFLRNEEATAKVCKEIAPRYTERNGGYTRIIKTDVRRGDSAELAIIELV
- a CDS encoding AraC family transcriptional regulator, whose amino-acid sequence is MKYFNDNTFIQSNRHVSIVTKLVDEIGEKSIHTTHKFAFIVSGLGKIKLNEIEYKVKENSLICINPWSTTEITEVNVSMNILIFSYNNSYITRIVNQIRPEYIDIFNSIEKLSKIDLNGRAGTKIKKILLEIRNEIGDDNILESIDKFIAGAYSEIFIISKFLELFVVLSRNSKKLKNEENNYSEAQMLIKYIHAHSNEKLTINKLAVIFFISESTVRRHIEEHTGLTFNELLYKIRLAKTEELLLYTNMSLDEIANVSGFVDGSHITKIWNMKKNMTPTSYRNMYRDSFTGFNENDKRIVFEIINYINNEYMQDIKIEQLSKKYDISEIKINKLLLSYVDRNFSTYLNHIRINKACELLINTDTPIIDICFEVGYNNIKSFNNNFKKNKNMTPTCFREYKKSDI
- the rlmB gene encoding 23S rRNA (guanosine(2251)-2'-O)-methyltransferase RlmB; this translates as MEKIKGINPVIEILKSQTTIEKLEIYKGINKGHIKQLLELASKRNLKIFYTDKRDDNSQGVVAYISEYDYYIDFSAFLEKELMKDESTIVILDQIQDPRNFGAIIRSCECFGVSGIIMQDRNNVKVTETVVKSSTGAIEHVDIVQVTNIADSIEKLQKYGYFVYGAEANGEKFYYEEKYPKKKALVLGSEGKGMRKRVRESCDSILKIHLKGEINSLNVSVAAGILLSEMSK